The Anopheles coluzzii chromosome 2, AcolN3, whole genome shotgun sequence genome window below encodes:
- the LOC125906894 gene encoding histone H2A yields MSGRGKGGKVKGKAKSRSNRAGLQFPVGRIHRLLRKGNYAERVGAGAPVYLAAVMEYLAAEVLELAGNAARDNKKTRIIPRHLQLAIRNDEELNKLLSGVTIAQGGVLPNIQAVLLPKKTEKKA; encoded by the coding sequence ATGTCTGGCCgtggaaagggaggaaaggtAAAGGGAAAGGCAAAGTCCCGTTCCAACCGTGCCGGTCTTCAGTTCCCCGTTGGCCGTATTCATCGTCTCCTGCGCAAGGGTAACTATGCCGAGCGCGTCGGTGCCGGAGCACCCGTGTATCTGGCAGCCGTCATGGAATACTTGGCCGCTGAAGTGCTTGAGTTGGCCGGAAACGCTGCCCGTGACAACAAGAAGACGCGCATCATCCCGCGTCATCTGCAGCTGGCCATCCGCAACGACGAGGAGTTGAACAAGCTGCTGTCCGGAGTAACCATCGCTCAGGGTGGTGTGCTGCCCAACATTCAGGCCGTGCTGCTGCCCAAGAAGACCGAAAAGAAGGCTTAA